Proteins found in one Lutimonas zeaxanthinifaciens genomic segment:
- the mutS gene encoding DNA mismatch repair protein MutS, with amino-acid sequence MLQYNNIKTKYPDAMLLFRVGDFYETFGEDAKVAAKVLGIILTKRGAGSESETALAGFPHHSLNTYLPKLVKAGLRVAICDQLEDPKMTKKIVKRGVTELVTPGVALNDEVLNAKNNNFLASVHFGRKMIGISFLDVSTGEFITSQGNAEYVDKLLQNFRPSEILVQKDFKLRFRELFGNQFYTFYLDDWIFKEDASYEILTGHFKVASLKGFGIEDLNEGIISSGVIMHYLSETQHHQLEHISNIQRLYENDFVWMDKFTVRNLELYQRNTPEAVTLLDVIDATISPMGGRMLKRWLALPLKNIEEIRTRQEVVRYFIQKEEDLEFLDHQLDQISDLERLISKLATGKINPREVVLLKNSLEAILPIRERAINSKHKTLASLAQGIDPNLELIKKIGSTLEENAPILISKGNVIRTGVNAELDELRNISSSGKAYLDHIVEREIERTQISSLKIAFNNVFGYYIEVRNTHKDKVPENWIRKQTLVSAERYITEELKEYESKILGAQEKIGHLENTIYQDLLQNLHPHILSIQNTAKMIAQLDCLGSFAKVAVRNNYVRPVLDNSTVIEINNGRHPVIEKQLPSGEHYVANDVVLNRDQQQIIMITGPNMSGKSALLRQTALIVLLGQIGSYVPAQNAKLGIVDKIFTRVGASDNISMGESTFMVEMNETANILNNLSERSLILLDEIGRGTSTYDGISIAWAIAEYLHEHPTRAKTLFATHYHELNDMSETFERIKNFNVSVKELKDKVIFIRKLVPGGSKHSFGIHVAKLAGMPSPVLHRANKMLSHLEKNHASEEIQEKLKSASDKDIQLSFINLDDPLLEEIKDEILSTNIDSLTPIEALMKLNEIKRMLTKK; translated from the coding sequence ATGTTGCAGTACAACAACATCAAAACCAAGTATCCGGATGCCATGCTGCTCTTCAGAGTGGGTGATTTCTATGAAACTTTTGGTGAGGACGCAAAAGTGGCCGCAAAGGTGCTCGGAATCATCTTAACGAAAAGAGGTGCAGGGTCTGAAAGTGAAACTGCCTTGGCGGGATTTCCACATCACTCCCTTAATACCTACCTTCCAAAATTGGTCAAAGCGGGACTTAGAGTTGCGATTTGTGATCAGCTCGAAGATCCCAAAATGACCAAAAAAATCGTTAAAAGAGGGGTAACTGAACTGGTAACTCCCGGGGTAGCATTAAATGATGAAGTACTTAACGCAAAAAATAATAATTTTCTGGCCTCTGTACATTTCGGAAGAAAAATGATCGGAATCTCGTTTCTGGATGTCTCTACAGGAGAGTTTATTACCTCTCAGGGAAACGCTGAATATGTTGATAAACTATTACAGAATTTTCGTCCAAGCGAAATATTAGTTCAGAAAGATTTTAAGCTTCGTTTCAGGGAATTATTCGGTAACCAATTCTATACTTTTTATCTGGATGACTGGATTTTTAAAGAGGATGCCTCTTACGAAATTCTTACCGGTCATTTTAAAGTTGCCTCGTTAAAAGGGTTCGGAATCGAGGATCTGAATGAAGGTATTATCTCATCCGGGGTAATCATGCATTATCTATCCGAGACCCAACATCATCAACTGGAGCATATTTCGAATATCCAAAGACTTTATGAAAATGATTTTGTCTGGATGGATAAATTTACGGTAAGAAATCTTGAGTTATACCAAAGAAATACTCCTGAGGCCGTAACCCTTCTGGATGTGATCGATGCTACGATTTCTCCAATGGGTGGTAGAATGTTGAAAAGATGGCTCGCCCTTCCCTTAAAAAATATTGAAGAAATTCGAACAAGACAGGAAGTTGTTCGTTATTTTATTCAAAAGGAGGAAGATCTTGAATTTCTGGATCATCAGTTAGATCAAATTAGTGATCTTGAAAGACTGATCTCAAAACTCGCAACGGGAAAAATCAACCCAAGAGAAGTTGTCCTATTAAAAAATTCTCTTGAAGCGATACTTCCCATACGAGAACGAGCCATAAACAGCAAACATAAAACCCTGGCTTCTTTAGCGCAGGGAATTGACCCAAATCTGGAGCTGATAAAAAAGATCGGCTCCACTCTGGAAGAAAATGCACCAATTCTGATTAGCAAAGGAAACGTTATAAGAACAGGTGTAAACGCAGAACTGGATGAATTGAGAAATATCTCATCTTCGGGTAAAGCCTATTTAGATCATATTGTAGAAAGGGAAATTGAACGGACTCAGATCTCAAGTCTTAAAATAGCTTTCAACAACGTATTTGGCTACTACATCGAGGTTCGAAATACGCATAAAGATAAGGTCCCTGAAAACTGGATCAGAAAACAGACTCTGGTATCTGCAGAAAGATACATCACCGAAGAATTGAAAGAATACGAATCGAAAATTCTTGGTGCTCAGGAAAAAATAGGACATCTTGAAAATACGATCTATCAGGATTTGCTTCAAAACCTGCATCCACATATTCTAAGCATTCAAAATACCGCTAAAATGATCGCTCAATTAGATTGTTTGGGCTCTTTTGCAAAAGTGGCGGTACGGAACAATTATGTCCGGCCTGTACTTGACAATTCCACCGTGATAGAAATCAATAACGGAAGACATCCTGTGATCGAAAAACAATTGCCTTCAGGGGAACACTATGTGGCCAACGATGTTGTACTGAACAGGGATCAACAGCAGATCATCATGATCACCGGTCCGAATATGAGTGGAAAATCAGCCCTATTAAGGCAAACCGCCCTCATCGTATTATTAGGACAAATAGGTTCGTATGTGCCGGCCCAAAATGCAAAACTGGGCATTGTTGATAAAATTTTTACCCGAGTAGGTGCGAGCGATAACATCTCTATGGGAGAATCAACTTTTATGGTGGAAATGAATGAAACTGCCAATATCCTAAATAACCTTTCTGAAAGAAGCCTGATCCTTCTGGACGAGATCGGAAGGGGCACGAGCACGTATGACGGGATTTCAATTGCCTGGGCCATAGCAGAATACCTTCATGAGCATCCAACAAGGGCAAAGACCCTGTTTGCCACCCATTATCATGAGCTCAATGATATGAGTGAAACTTTTGAAAGAATCAAAAATTTTAATGTTTCTGTAAAGGAGCTGAAAGATAAGGTTATTTTCATTCGTAAACTGGTTCCTGGAGGGAGTAAACACAGTTTTGGTATTCATGTGGCCAAATTAGCAGGAATGCCGAGCCCTGTACTTCACAGAGCCAATAAAATGCTAAGTCATCTGGAAAAAAATCATGCCTCAGAGGAAATACAGGAAAAACTGAAGAGTGCCTCTGACAAAGATATTCAACTGAGCTTTATCAATCTTGATGACCCTTTACTCGAGGAAATCAAAGATGAAATTTTAAGCACAAACATAGATTCACTTACTCCAATAGAAGCATTAATGAAGCTGAACGAAATCAAAAGAATGCTTACCAAAAAATAA
- a CDS encoding alpha/beta hydrolase-fold protein, with translation MKPYLNFFFFLLILSSSCTQRTNEKKTETNIVITTPEDQSVKNGRLLLIFAKNNDKEPRFQINGGLNTQVLYGMNIENHSPGEKIHFDSEAMGFPVESLSDLEPGEYYVQALFHVYETFDLSTGHTVKLPMDNGEGQQWNRSPGNFYSTPIKIDIGQNGMPDFALKLDQVIPEIEEPKDTEWVKHIKIKSEKLSTFWGRDIYLGAHVLLPKNFDKHPEARYPLMIFHGHFPSDFGGFRTTPPDKDLEPDYSERFKVKGYNIIQQQEAYDFYQRWNSPDFPRFLIIEIQHPTPYYDDSYAVNSASQGPYGDAITYELIPHIEKEFRGIGKGWSRFLYGGSTGGWEALAVQVKYPDEYNGCFAACPDPIDFTSYCLTNIYEDQNAYYYKSDFKTLEVPSRRDFLGQISSTVKQDNHLELVLGDKSRSGQQFDIWEATYSPQGEDGYPQRIWDKYTGEIDHVVANYWKENYDLRYILERDWDKLGEKLRGKIHIYCGDMDNYYLNNAVYSMEAFLESTTDPYYEGEVDYGDRAEHCWNGDQENPNHISRLRYNSMYVPKIMKRIAESAPPGADLTSWRYKE, from the coding sequence ATGAAACCTTACCTTAACTTCTTTTTCTTCCTTCTGATTCTTTCATCTTCGTGCACGCAGAGAACAAATGAAAAGAAAACGGAAACAAACATTGTAATCACAACACCAGAGGATCAGTCTGTTAAAAACGGGCGTTTGCTTTTGATTTTTGCAAAAAACAATGACAAAGAACCTAGGTTCCAAATCAATGGCGGTCTTAATACACAAGTGCTTTACGGAATGAACATTGAAAACCACAGTCCGGGCGAAAAAATTCATTTTGATTCTGAAGCGATGGGTTTTCCTGTTGAATCCCTCAGCGATCTCGAGCCAGGTGAATACTATGTTCAGGCCCTTTTTCATGTATACGAAACTTTTGACCTGTCAACCGGACATACGGTAAAACTGCCCATGGACAACGGGGAAGGACAGCAATGGAATCGTTCCCCGGGTAACTTTTACAGTACCCCGATAAAGATCGATATCGGACAAAATGGTATGCCCGATTTTGCATTGAAACTCGATCAGGTAATCCCTGAAATAGAAGAGCCGAAGGATACAGAATGGGTAAAACACATTAAAATAAAATCTGAAAAACTATCGACGTTTTGGGGTCGGGATATTTACCTTGGTGCCCACGTATTGCTTCCTAAAAATTTCGACAAACATCCTGAGGCCCGCTATCCACTTATGATATTTCATGGTCACTTCCCTTCTGATTTTGGAGGGTTCAGAACTACTCCTCCGGATAAAGACCTTGAACCGGATTATTCTGAACGATTTAAGGTTAAAGGGTACAACATCATTCAGCAACAGGAAGCCTATGATTTCTATCAACGATGGAACAGCCCGGATTTTCCACGATTTCTGATTATAGAGATTCAGCACCCTACCCCGTATTACGATGATTCTTATGCTGTGAATTCTGCAAGTCAAGGCCCTTACGGAGACGCAATTACCTATGAACTTATACCTCATATTGAAAAAGAGTTCAGAGGAATTGGCAAGGGATGGTCAAGATTTTTGTACGGAGGTTCCACGGGCGGATGGGAAGCCCTGGCCGTTCAGGTGAAATATCCGGATGAATACAATGGTTGTTTTGCCGCTTGTCCAGACCCTATTGATTTCACAAGTTATTGTCTTACAAATATTTATGAAGATCAAAACGCATATTATTACAAGAGCGACTTTAAAACTCTTGAAGTCCCTTCCCGAAGAGATTTTCTGGGCCAGATCTCTTCTACCGTAAAACAAGACAACCACCTGGAACTGGTTCTTGGAGATAAATCCCGGTCGGGCCAGCAATTTGATATCTGGGAGGCTACTTATTCCCCTCAGGGTGAAGATGGTTATCCCCAAAGGATCTGGGACAAATATACAGGTGAGATAGATCATGTTGTGGCCAATTACTGGAAGGAAAACTATGACCTGCGATATATTTTGGAGAGAGACTGGGACAAGCTGGGAGAAAAATTAAGAGGAAAAATACATATCTATTGTGGAGACATGGATAATTACTACCTCAATAATGCGGTCTATTCCATGGAGGCTTTTTTAGAAAGTACTACCGATCCCTATTACGAAGGGGAGGTGGATTATGGTGATCGGGCAGAACATTGCTGGAACGGGGATCAGGAAAATCCCAATCACATCTCAAGACTGAGGTACAACTCCATGTATGTTCCCAAAATCATGAAGCGTATAGCAGAATCAGCTCCTCCCGGGGCCGATCTGACAAGCTGGAGGTATAAGGAATGA
- a CDS encoding Sec-independent protein translocase subunit TatA/TatB: MFLFISGAEIFIILVIVVMLFGADKLPELARGLGKGMQQLKNATNEVKKEISDGAKKQGIDTDLTKDIQKDIKNIKNKVQDNIDDLTGPIKRNF, encoded by the coding sequence ATGTTTTTATTTATTAGCGGAGCTGAGATATTTATAATCCTTGTCATCGTAGTGATGCTTTTTGGAGCAGACAAACTCCCTGAGCTGGCAAGAGGCCTGGGAAAAGGAATGCAGCAACTTAAAAATGCCACTAATGAAGTAAAAAAGGAAATCTCTGATGGAGCCAAAAAGCAGGGAATAGATACGGATCTTACTAAAGATATTCAGAAAGACATCAAGAATATTAAGAATAAGGTCCAGGACAATATAGATGACCTTACCGGTCCGATCAAACGAAACTTTTAA
- a CDS encoding phosphatase PAP2 family protein, whose amino-acid sequence MSLLDKIIHYDKELLIFINTMGSENWDGFWLLITNQLSWIPLYLLFFYLIFKSFGWKKGIAMILLTALLITFSDQFTVFLKNYFERLRPNRDPSINEIIRIVKNNSSYSFVSGHATTSTAVTLLMHLTLKKNYKYTLFFFIWPLLFSYSRMYLGVHFPADVITGALLGLLIGYLFYKLSLLLLKKIDTRLKQP is encoded by the coding sequence TTGAGTCTTTTAGATAAAATTATTCATTACGATAAAGAACTCTTGATCTTTATCAATACAATGGGCTCTGAAAACTGGGATGGTTTCTGGCTGCTTATTACCAATCAGCTAAGCTGGATTCCTTTGTATCTGTTGTTTTTTTATTTGATCTTCAAATCCTTTGGGTGGAAAAAAGGAATCGCCATGATTCTACTCACCGCTTTATTGATAACATTCTCCGATCAGTTTACTGTGTTTTTGAAAAATTATTTTGAACGACTGAGGCCCAACAGAGACCCTTCAATTAATGAAATCATCAGAATTGTTAAAAATAATTCCAGTTACAGTTTTGTGTCAGGTCATGCCACAACTTCTACTGCTGTTACCCTTTTGATGCATCTGACCTTGAAGAAAAATTACAAATACACCCTTTTCTTCTTCATCTGGCCTCTTCTATTCAGTTACAGCAGAATGTATCTGGGGGTTCACTTTCCGGCTGATGTTATTACTGGAGCACTTCTCGGTTTGCTTATTGGTTATTTGTTCTATAAATTGAGTCTGTTGCTGCTTAAAAAAATAGATACAAGGCTTAAACAACCATAA
- a CDS encoding acyl transferase: MDIFDIRNDQDFEKKALDIFRYQARYNQVYKKFIELLKIDPFSLSKIDKIPFLPVEFFKFYDLLSSKEEVKEIFTSSGTTGVVQSRHLVTDLNLYEQSFLKGFNLFYGQPEKYTILALLPGYLERKGSSLIYMVNQLILSSQSSYSGFYLDQMDELSELLIKLNTNGEKVILIGVTYALLDLIEHRQFKLKNTIVMETGGMKGKRKEIVRNELHKTLCKGFGVNKIHSEYGMTELLSQAYSKGDGLFKTPPWMKILIRDTEDPMTLLQQGRTGGVNIIDLANVNSISFIATQDLGREIGPGQFEILGRFDHSDIRGCNLMVV; the protein is encoded by the coding sequence ATGGACATTTTTGATATTCGTAATGATCAGGATTTTGAAAAGAAAGCCCTGGACATTTTTAGATATCAGGCTCGATATAACCAGGTCTACAAAAAGTTTATCGAGCTCCTTAAGATTGACCCATTTTCTCTGTCAAAAATTGATAAAATACCATTTTTGCCTGTGGAGTTTTTTAAATTCTATGACCTTCTCAGTTCTAAAGAAGAGGTGAAGGAGATATTCACGAGCAGTGGCACTACAGGGGTGGTTCAAAGCCGCCATCTGGTGACCGATTTGAATCTTTATGAACAAAGCTTTTTGAAAGGGTTTAACCTTTTTTACGGGCAACCTGAAAAATATACGATTCTTGCTCTTTTGCCGGGCTATTTGGAAAGAAAGGGCTCCTCACTGATTTACATGGTAAATCAGCTTATTCTGAGCAGCCAATCGAGTTATAGCGGTTTCTATCTGGATCAAATGGATGAGTTAAGCGAGCTCTTGATCAAATTGAATACTAATGGAGAAAAAGTGATCTTGATTGGAGTTACCTATGCCTTGCTTGACCTGATTGAGCACCGACAATTTAAGTTGAAAAATACCATTGTAATGGAAACCGGAGGTATGAAAGGCAAACGAAAGGAAATTGTAAGAAATGAACTTCATAAAACACTTTGTAAGGGATTCGGTGTTAATAAGATTCACTCGGAATACGGAATGACAGAATTGCTTTCCCAGGCCTATTCAAAAGGGGACGGACTATTTAAAACACCTCCCTGGATGAAAATTTTAATCAGAGATACAGAAGATCCGATGACGCTCTTACAGCAGGGGAGAACAGGAGGAGTAAACATTATAGATCTGGCAAATGTAAACTCAATTTCTTTCATTGCCACTCAGGATCTTGGACGTGAAATCGGTCCCGGCCAGTTTGAAATTCTGGGTCGGTTTGATCACTCTGATATTCGCGGATGCAATCTTATGGTTGTTTAA